A stretch of Monomorium pharaonis isolate MP-MQ-018 chromosome 7, ASM1337386v2, whole genome shotgun sequence DNA encodes these proteins:
- the LOC105836416 gene encoding short/branched chain specific acyl-CoA dehydrogenase, mitochondrial, translating into MNASILRSIFREMPQRLTRTRKVHLCASRLTHSPSPLTQFTDDELMMKETVAKLAREEIAPLVRKMEKEGKVDDGVLKTLFENGLMGLEVPTELGGAGCNFMSTILAVEEVAKVDGAVAALVDIHNTLVNSLIIKVASEEQKKKYLPKLAQTYAGSFCLTEPGSGSDAFSLKTVAKKDGNDYVINGTKMWISNSDIAGVFLVFANANPSAGYRGITTFFVERELAGVTVAKPEDKLGIKASGTCMINFDNVRVPESNILGEFGQGYKYAAGFLNEGRVGIGAQMIGIAQGCLDATIPYTLERKQFGKDVFSFQAMQHQIAQAVTEVECARLLVYNAARLVDAKKDVMKEAAMAKLVASETALRITAKCIDFMGGVGFTTDFPQEKYFRDSKIGTIYEGTSNMQLSTIAKCIRKEYS; encoded by the exons ATGAACGCGTCCATACTCAGGTCCATCTTCCGCGAA ATGCCGCAAAGACTGACGCGAACGCGAAAAGTGCATCTGTGCGCGTCAAGACTCACTCACAGTCCAAGTCCTTTGACGCAATTTACAGATGATGAACTTATGATGAAAGAAACCG TGGCTAAATTGGCTAGGGAGGAGATCGCTCCACTTGTACGAAAAATGGAAAAGGAAGGAAAAGTCGACGACGGTGTTTTGAAAACGCTATTCGAGAATGGC CTGATGGGCCTCGAAGTCCCGACAGAATTGGGCGGCGCGGGATGCAATTTTATGAGCACGATTTTAGCCGTTGAAGAAGTCGCGAAAGTCGATGGTGCCGTAGCCGCTCTCGTTGATATCCATAATACTTTAGTCAATTCCCTGATCATCAAAGTAGCATCCgaagaacaaaaaaagaaatatctacCTAAATTGGCGCAAACCTAT GCTGGAAGCTTTTGTTTAACGGAACCTGGTTCCGGATCGGATGCGTTTTCTCTCAAGACTGTAGCGAAGAAGGATGGCAATGACTATGTCATAAACGGAACGAAAATGTGGATTTCGAACTCCGACATCGCAGGGGTTTTCTTAGTTTTCGCCAATGCAAATCCTTCCGCG gGATACCGCGGCATTACAACTTTCTTTGTGGAGCGCGAACTGGCCGGTGTGACAGTGGCTAAACCCGAAGACAAGCTAGGCATCAAGGCATCCGGAACTTGCATGATTAATTTTGACAACGTTAGg GTGCCTGAAAGCAATATTTTGGGTGAGTTTGGGCAGGGATATAAATATGCGGCTGGATTTCTGAACGAAGGCAGAGTTGGAATAGGGGCTCAAATGATCGGTATCGCGCAGGGATGCTTGGACGCGACTATACCGTATACGCTAGAAAGAAAGCAATTTGGAAAGGACGTGTTCTCTTTCCAG GCCATGCAACATCAAATAGCTCAAGCGGTAACCGAAGTAGAATGCGCCAGGTTGTTGGTTTATAACGCAGCTAGATTGGTGGACGCTAAAAAAGATGTTATGAAGGAAGCGGCTATGGCCAAGTTAGTTGCATCCG AAACTGCGTTACGTATCACCGCAAAGTGCATTGACTTTATGGGAGGCGTCGGATTTACGACAGACTTTCCTCAAGAGAAATATTTCAGGGATTCGAAAATCGGTACTATTTACGAGGGCACGAGCAACATGCAGCTGTCGACGATTGCAAAATGTATACGCAAGGAATATTCGTAA
- the LOC105836418 gene encoding protein FMC1 homolog isoform X3 translates to MNNNIKIVRSLVQELRRVSQNKNMKENAMLQYIMKQAHAHKETSEVLCKAREELKNLAETYLCYLRSQQTCKEIHKQYAGKGERSIKETADLVGFKLPHDPK, encoded by the coding sequence atgaataacaatattaaaattgttcgtTCTCTCGTGCAGGAGCTGCGCCGAGtttcgcaaaataaaaatatgaaagagaACGCGATGTTGCAGTACATCATGAAGCAGGCGCATGCTCATAAAGAAACGTCCGAGGTTTTATGTAAAGCGCGAGAGGAATTAAAGAACTTGGCAGAGACGTATCTTTGCTATTTGAGATCTCAACAAACATGTAAGGAGATTCATAAACAGTATGCCGGTAAAGGTGAACGTAGTATAAAGGAAACTGCGGACCTCGTGGGTTTTAAATTACCTCATGATCCGAAATAA
- the LOC105836418 gene encoding SRR1-like protein isoform X2, whose product MSDADGFVLVTRRGRRRDGQSSSSGNAAAPRVIAEEDREDGSFLRRLTESLAVLGSNGLSEIVCYGLGRFSLYRSARCQLAFLLCLKARYEPARVHVYDPEFRPHEMRALRALGLEVTETNEEGKRAVQRDKTTLVFMPHCSRQLTNNFLYANWGCDELSGCILFTNSLSRTVNDSLHRDVLNSAGYMLRILPYVTEIQLENSFVYEEVFSDLNIHIFTKQDLLKAPADFWSSKEEPRYSTKDVEFVTAARTSNT is encoded by the exons ATGTCAGACGCGGACGGTTTCGTATTGGTGACTCGTCGTGGAAGACGTCGTGACGGACAGAGCAGTTCAAGTGGAAACGCAGCTGCGCCGCGCGTCATCGCCGAGGAAGATCGCGAGGACGGATCTTTTCTTCG CCGGCTGACCGAGTCCCTAGCCGTTTTGGGCTCCAACGGTCTTTCCGAGATAGTCTGCTACGGGTTAGGACGGTTCTCGTTGTACAGATCGGCGAGATGCCAATTGGCGTTCCTGCTGTGCCTGAAGGCGCGGTACGAGCCGGCACGCGTGCACGTCTACGACCCGGAGTTTCGCCCCCACGAAATGCGTGCTCTGCGTGCCCTGGGTCTCGAGGTCACGGAGACGAACGAGGAGGGCAAGCGCGCCGTCCAGCGAGATAAGACGACCCTCGTGTTCATGCCGCACTGCTCGCGGCAGTTGACTAACAATTTCCTCTACGCGAACTGGGGTTGCGACGAACTGAGCGGTTGCATCCTGTTCACCAACAGTCTTTCAAGGACCGTCAACGATAGCTTACATAGGGACGTGCTAAATTCGGCGGGCTACATGCTACGCATTCTACCTTATGTTACAGAAATTCAATTGGAAAATTCCTTCGTGTACGAGGAAGTTTTTAGCGACCttaacatacatatttttaccaAACAAGATCTGCTTAAGGCTCCGGCAGATTTCTGGAGCTCCAAAGAGGAACCGCGGTATTCAACGAAGGACGTCGAATTTGTTACAGCCGCGCGTACTAGTAACACTTGA
- the LOC105836418 gene encoding SRR1-like protein isoform X1, with translation MSDADGFVLVTRRGRRRDGQSSSSGNAAAPRVIAEEDREDGSFLRELDKTVDKVGDSRFTRFVFSRLTESLAVLGSNGLSEIVCYGLGRFSLYRSARCQLAFLLCLKARYEPARVHVYDPEFRPHEMRALRALGLEVTETNEEGKRAVQRDKTTLVFMPHCSRQLTNNFLYANWGCDELSGCILFTNSLSRTVNDSLHRDVLNSAGYMLRILPYVTEIQLENSFVYEEVFSDLNIHIFTKQDLLKAPADFWSSKEEPRYSTKDVEFVTAARTSNT, from the exons ATGTCAGACGCGGACGGTTTCGTATTGGTGACTCGTCGTGGAAGACGTCGTGACGGACAGAGCAGTTCAAGTGGAAACGCAGCTGCGCCGCGCGTCATCGCCGAGGAAGATCGCGAGGACGGATCTTTTCTTCG CGAGTTAGACAAGACGGTAGACAAAGTCGGGGACAGCAGGTTTACCAGGTTCGTTTTCAGCCGGCTGACCGAGTCCCTAGCCGTTTTGGGCTCCAACGGTCTTTCCGAGATAGTCTGCTACGGGTTAGGACGGTTCTCGTTGTACAGATCGGCGAGATGCCAATTGGCGTTCCTGCTGTGCCTGAAGGCGCGGTACGAGCCGGCACGCGTGCACGTCTACGACCCGGAGTTTCGCCCCCACGAAATGCGTGCTCTGCGTGCCCTGGGTCTCGAGGTCACGGAGACGAACGAGGAGGGCAAGCGCGCCGTCCAGCGAGATAAGACGACCCTCGTGTTCATGCCGCACTGCTCGCGGCAGTTGACTAACAATTTCCTCTACGCGAACTGGGGTTGCGACGAACTGAGCGGTTGCATCCTGTTCACCAACAGTCTTTCAAGGACCGTCAACGATAGCTTACATAGGGACGTGCTAAATTCGGCGGGCTACATGCTACGCATTCTACCTTATGTTACAGAAATTCAATTGGAAAATTCCTTCGTGTACGAGGAAGTTTTTAGCGACCttaacatacatatttttaccaAACAAGATCTGCTTAAGGCTCCGGCAGATTTCTGGAGCTCCAAAGAGGAACCGCGGTATTCAACGAAGGACGTCGAATTTGTTACAGCCGCGCGTACTAGTAACACTTGA
- the LOC105836417 gene encoding uncharacterized protein LOC105836417, with protein sequence MSLTSRTNRWASRVIIILQLVTWNAVGVILLHRGVSTLRRRILETSDVAEVNPPTGLDSVVSSTRSDENEYLSTQQGSIDRNVEIIIRIDPDESPLRNGNKNNSGSSAIRSERLKDTFEIVSAEQRPTLFLADALGVPTTARGTPSSRLKNHLTEIDRRVDDRPEDKDVTSKISRIARDREHVLDNGGIIQEDDTSSILDRSTEEGEDFDFAENVTRATVRETSPVLGEEVDRHRPVAARTGKGVRLSRVNHDGATMAVGLVVIGAIMLLIGPVVIILRILDERRRARKSIASPARMREDLPPTYEQAVLMDEAPRYSTLDLNYDRTPPPSPTLSSTVRLFERRDVVVD encoded by the exons ATGTCCCTCACCTCGCGAACAAACAGATGGGCCTCGAGAGTAATCATCATATTGCAGCTAGTCACCTGGAACGCCGTCGGCGTCATTCTTCTTCACAGAGGCGTCAGTACCCTGCGTAGGAGAATCCTGGAGACCAGCGATGTTGCCGAG GTAAATCCGCCGACCGGTTTGGATTCTGTCGTGTCGTCTACGAGAAGCGACGAAAATGAATACCTGTCCACTCAGCAAGGGTCAATTGATCGGAACGTGGAGATAATAATTCGAATAGATCCGGACGAGTCGCCTCTGCGTAACGGTAACAAAAATAACTCTGGATCAAGCGCGATTAGGAGCGAGCGACTCAAGGATACGTTCGAGATTGTTTCGGCGGAGCAACGACCTACGCTTTTCCTCGCGGATGCTCTCGGAGTGCCGACGACCGCCCGAGGAACGCCAAGCTCGCGCTTGAAGAACCATTTAACGGAAATAGATCGGCGTGTCGATGATCGTCCCGAGGATAAAGATGTAACGAGTAAGATCTCGAGAATCGCCCGGGACAGGGAGCATGTCCTCGATAACGGGGGAATCATCCAGGAAGATGATACCTCCTCGATCTTGGATCGTTCTACAGAGGAGGGGGAGGATTTTGATTTCGCTGAAAACGTGACGCGAGCCACGGTACGCGAGACGTCGCCCGTCCTCGGCGAGGAGGTCGACCGCCACCGCCCAGTCGCCGCCCGGACGGGCAAAGGCGTGAGACTCTCCCGCGTGAACCACGACGGTGCGACGATGGCCGTCGGCCTGGTGGTGATCGGCGCGATTATGCTGCTGATCGGGCCGGTCGTGATCATCCTGCGGATTCTGGACGAGAGGAGACGGGCGAGGAAGTCGATCGCGTCACCGGCTAGAATGCGAGAGGATCTGCCGCCGACGTACGAGCAGGCCGTTCTCATGGACGAGGCGCCGAGGTACTCGACGCTCGACCTCAACTACGATCGCACGCCGCCACCCTCGCCGACTCTCTCGTCCACCGTCCGCCTTTTCGAACGTCGCGACGTAGTCGTGGACTAG
- the LOC105836425 gene encoding 26S proteasome non-ATPase regulatory subunit 4 yields MVLESTMICVDNSDYMRNGDFVPTRLQAQQDAVNLVCHSKTRSNPENNVGLITLANVEVLATLTSDVGRILSKLHQVQPNGKLALVTGIRIAHLALKHRQGKNHKMRIVAFIGSPIDIDEKELVKLAKRLKKEKVNVDVISFGEESINNEVLTAFVNALNGKDGTGSHLVTVPPGPHLSDALISSPIIQGEDGMGAAGMSGAAFEFGVDPNEDPELALALRVSMEEQRQRQEDEARRAQANETATNKQPETIKEAPNEEAMLKRALAMSLEGAEDSTAASDNIAPCRGNVPDFTNMTEEEQIAFAMQMSMQDQQELESQKEEAMDVEEDYAAVMSDPAFLQSVLENLPGVDPHSEAVRQAVGSLQQNKDKEKEKDKDKEKK; encoded by the exons ATGGTGCTGGAAAGTACGATGATATG CGTCGATAATAGCGATTACATGAGAAATGGGGATTTCGTACCTACCCGGCTACAAGCGCAGCAAGATGCTGTCAACCTGGTGTGCCACTCGAAGACTCGCTCGAATCCCGAGAACAACGTTGGCCTCATAACTCTCGCCAA CGTCGAGGTCCTGGCCACGCTTACGAGTGACGTCGGCAGAATACTCTCCAAGCTCCATCAGGTTCAACCAAATGGAAAGTTAGCTCTTGTCACAGGCATCAGAATCGCTCAC TTGGCATTGAAACATCGGCAAGGCAAGAATCACAAAATGCGTATTGTTGCATTTATTGGAAGTCCAATAGACATCGATGAGAAGGAATTGGTCAAACTGGCAAAACGCTTGAAAAAGGAGAAAGTAAACGTTGATGTTATAAGTTTCGGCGAGGAGAGCATCAACAATGAAGTTCTGACTGCCTTCGTTAATGCGTTGAACGGCAAAGACGGCACTGGGAGTCATCTCGTCACCGTTCCACCAGGTCCGCATTTGTCAGACGCCTTGATCTCCTCTCCTATAATTCAGGGTGAAGACGGTATGGGGGCAGCTGGCATGAGCGGAGCCGCGTTCGAGTTCGGCGTCGATCCAAACGAAGATCCCGAGCTCGCGTTG gCTTTGCGCGTCTCTATGGAGGAACAACGACAACGTCAGGAAGACGAGGCCCGTCGCGCGCAGGCCAACGAAACTGCCACGAATAAGCAACCGGAGACTATAAAGGAAGCTCCCAACGAGGAAGCTATGCTGAAACGTGCCCTCGCTATGTCCCTTGAAGGAGCCGAAGACTCGACTGCCGCTAGTGATAACATTGCTCCTTGCAGGGGCAATGTACCAGATTTTACCAATATGACGGAAGAAGAACAAATTGCTTTCGCTATGCAGATGTCCATGCAAGATCAGC AAGAATTGGAATCACAGAAGGAAGAAGCGATGGACGTAGAGGAGGATTACGCGGCCGTCATGTCTGATCCTGCTTTTTTGCAATCGGTCTTAGAGAACTTGCCAGGCGTGGATCCGCATTCTGAAGCCGTACGCCAGGCTGTCGGATCGttacaacaaaataaagacaaggagaaagagaaagataaagataaagaaaaaaaataa